A single region of the Nitrosomonas sp. Is79A3 genome encodes:
- a CDS encoding HlyD family type I secretion periplasmic adaptor subunit codes for MKVAAEEKKTIIETVPVDLSNQVETDETHYTKLGWWIVLAGFGGFILWASFAPLDKGVPISGTVTVASNLQAVQHQTGGTIDRILVKEGDHVKVGQVVVRMNDVQIKAQAEITRSQLYTARAVEARLLAERDSKNEIAFLAELLSLQSDPRVANNLIIQNQLFTSRRLALQHEIAALDEGTAGLKVQLRGLEATKISKNQQLKFLEEQLVNLRELAKDGFVPRNRVLDLERTYTQLAGEISSDIGNIGRTQRQITELEQRRIHRQQEYQKEVRQQLSDIQREADSLSSRLSGQDFELANVEVRAPVDGFVVGMNVFTEGGVIGPGFKLMDIVPSDDVLVITGQVPVHLIDKVHVDLPVDLIFSALNQKKTPNIPGIVTQVSADRLTDERTGLPYYNMKAKVTSEGMKQLSDQLIRAGMPVEVFIKTGERSLMSYLFKPILDRVHSSLSEE; via the coding sequence ATGAAGGTTGCAGCAGAAGAAAAAAAGACAATTATTGAGACTGTTCCGGTGGATCTATCCAATCAAGTTGAGACTGATGAAACCCACTATACCAAACTTGGCTGGTGGATTGTTCTGGCAGGCTTTGGCGGATTTATTTTGTGGGCGTCTTTCGCACCGTTGGACAAAGGCGTGCCGATTTCAGGCACAGTTACTGTTGCTAGTAATCTTCAGGCGGTACAACATCAAACCGGTGGCACTATAGATCGCATCCTGGTAAAGGAAGGAGATCATGTTAAGGTAGGCCAGGTAGTAGTACGTATGAATGATGTTCAGATAAAAGCCCAAGCCGAAATAACCCGCAGCCAACTTTATACTGCGCGCGCAGTGGAAGCACGTTTATTGGCTGAGCGTGATAGCAAAAATGAAATTGCATTTCTTGCGGAATTACTATCACTACAAAGTGATCCACGTGTCGCCAATAACCTCATTATACAAAATCAATTATTCACATCGCGCAGACTGGCCTTGCAACACGAAATAGCTGCCCTTGATGAAGGCACTGCCGGCCTAAAAGTACAACTGCGCGGGCTTGAAGCAACGAAAATCAGTAAAAACCAGCAATTGAAGTTCTTGGAAGAACAACTTGTAAATCTTCGGGAACTGGCAAAAGATGGTTTTGTACCCCGTAACCGGGTTCTGGATCTTGAGCGTACCTATACGCAACTGGCGGGTGAAATTTCCTCCGATATCGGCAATATCGGCCGCACGCAACGCCAGATAACAGAATTGGAACAGCGCCGCATACACCGGCAACAGGAATACCAGAAAGAAGTACGTCAGCAATTATCCGATATACAGCGCGAAGCTGATAGTCTTAGCAGCCGTCTGAGCGGGCAGGATTTTGAATTGGCCAATGTTGAAGTTAGAGCGCCTGTTGATGGCTTCGTAGTAGGCATGAATGTGTTTACTGAAGGGGGTGTTATCGGGCCAGGATTTAAGTTAATGGATATCGTTCCAAGTGATGATGTGCTGGTCATTACCGGGCAGGTGCCTGTTCATTTAATTGACAAAGTCCATGTTGACCTTCCTGTGGATTTGATTTTTTCCGCTCTTAATCAAAAGAAAACACCCAATATCCCGGGCATCGTAACCCAGGTATCAGCGGATCGTCTAACGGATGAACGAACCGGCCTTCCCTATTACAATATGAAAGCTAAGGTGACTTCCGAAGGTATGAAACAATTGTCAGATCAGCTGATTAGAGCAGGCATGCCGGTAGAGGTATTTATTAAAACAGGTGAGCGGTCATTAATGAGCTATTTATTCAAACCAATACTTGATCGTGTTCATTCATCCCTAAGTGAAGAGTAG
- the yidC gene encoding membrane protein insertase YidC, translating to METKKLVLIIIFSTSLLFLWDAWQKELYPPTSQVMSGTASDVSNQRHDPLPVPGDELTSAAGESGIPSGIESSHPSVTPNLFTIGEKIHIKTDMVVAEIDTAGGDIRQLGLIKHPSREDKNKPYELLLDKTARFHVAQSGLIGDGLPNHKTKYTVDSGNYDYELESGQDKVVVRLLAPETDGIQVAKIFTFHRGSYVIDVKFEVSNNSETAIIPFSYFQMLRDANDPTGASTMVHSYTGPAMYTEAEKFLKIKFSDLDKNKAEYPTNADNGWIAMLEHYFLTAWLPTQNTPREYYAKHLAPNQYTAGVIAPIGTIEPGQVKNITMPFYAGPQEQNKLAELAPGLELTVDYGWLTVLAVPLFWLLSFYHSWTDNWGAAIILLTLTVKLIFFPLSAAGYRSMAKLRVVTPKLQRIREQYASDRQRMHQAMMEFYKEEKINPMGGCLPILVQIPVFIALFWTLMAAVELRYAPFALWITDMSVPDPYYVLPVIMGVSMWIQSKLSPTPADPMQAKVMQIMPIAFSIFFFFFPSGLVLYSLCNNILSITQQWQITRMYENKAEEEANKDKNKKKRKDKPETATEEPQLLSSSATDDEKTVKEEVISAANTEQHEKPQALAAATAVVPAKNKAPAKTKSAPAGKRTKKK from the coding sequence ATGGAAACAAAAAAACTTGTACTTATTATCATTTTCTCCACCTCGTTACTTTTTCTGTGGGATGCGTGGCAAAAAGAATTATACCCGCCTACTTCACAAGTAATGTCCGGAACGGCCTCAGACGTCTCAAATCAGCGCCATGACCCGCTACCGGTACCGGGTGATGAGCTTACATCGGCAGCAGGTGAATCCGGCATTCCTTCAGGAATAGAAAGCAGCCACCCATCCGTCACCCCCAATCTATTTACAATAGGGGAAAAGATTCATATCAAAACGGATATGGTCGTCGCTGAAATCGATACAGCCGGCGGCGATATACGGCAACTTGGTTTAATTAAACATCCATCTAGAGAAGATAAAAATAAACCCTACGAACTATTATTGGATAAAACTGCGCGATTCCATGTCGCACAATCAGGGTTGATCGGTGACGGATTACCTAATCACAAAACCAAATATACGGTAGATTCGGGTAATTATGACTATGAATTAGAATCTGGTCAGGATAAGGTAGTAGTACGCCTCCTGGCACCTGAAACGGATGGCATACAAGTAGCCAAGATTTTCACCTTCCATCGCGGCAGCTATGTAATTGATGTTAAATTTGAAGTCTCTAACAATAGCGAAACCGCAATTATTCCATTCTCATATTTTCAGATGTTGCGGGATGCAAACGATCCCACGGGTGCGAGTACAATGGTTCATTCCTATACCGGACCAGCGATGTACACAGAGGCGGAAAAATTCCTAAAAATAAAATTTTCTGACCTGGATAAAAATAAAGCAGAATACCCTACCAATGCAGACAATGGCTGGATAGCCATGCTGGAGCACTATTTCTTAACTGCTTGGTTACCCACGCAAAATACACCCCGCGAGTACTATGCAAAACACTTAGCGCCTAACCAATATACTGCTGGTGTTATTGCACCCATCGGTACAATTGAACCAGGTCAAGTTAAAAACATAACAATGCCATTTTATGCAGGCCCGCAAGAACAAAATAAACTTGCTGAGCTGGCACCGGGGCTCGAGCTCACAGTTGACTATGGCTGGTTAACGGTACTTGCTGTCCCGCTATTCTGGTTGCTTTCTTTTTATCATTCATGGACAGACAATTGGGGTGCAGCAATTATTCTCCTGACGCTGACTGTCAAATTGATATTCTTCCCGCTATCTGCAGCCGGCTATCGCTCCATGGCTAAACTGCGGGTAGTTACTCCTAAATTGCAACGGATACGTGAACAATACGCCAGTGATCGCCAGCGTATGCATCAAGCGATGATGGAGTTTTACAAAGAAGAAAAAATTAATCCGATGGGCGGCTGTTTACCCATTTTAGTCCAGATTCCCGTATTTATTGCTTTGTTTTGGACATTAATGGCTGCTGTTGAACTGCGCTATGCGCCGTTTGCATTATGGATCACTGATATGTCTGTACCCGATCCGTATTATGTACTCCCGGTAATTATGGGCGTATCAATGTGGATCCAATCTAAACTCAGCCCTACACCTGCAGATCCAATGCAGGCAAAAGTAATGCAGATTATGCCTATTGCATTTAGCATTTTCTTTTTCTTTTTTCCGTCTGGACTTGTACTTTATTCACTCTGTAACAACATCCTTTCAATCACCCAACAATGGCAAATAACGCGGATGTACGAAAACAAAGCTGAAGAAGAAGCTAATAAGGACAAAAATAAGAAAAAAAGAAAGGACAAACCAGAAACTGCTACAGAAGAACCTCAACTGCTTTCCTCCTCTGCTACTGATGACGAAAAAACAGTCAAGGAAGAAGTAATATCTGCAGCAAACACTGAGCAGCACGAAAAACCGCAAGCACTTGCCGCAGCAACAGCAGTAGTACCCGCTAAAAATAAAGCACCGGCAAAAACAAAAAGCGCACCTGCTGGTAAGAGAACAAAGAAGAAATAG
- a CDS encoding DUF5658 family protein: MVNAVAISNNRSQDRRQGMPFFCPFHLGIKTGKRVGERRATARGEPVYVDCYAGHLMLCTIAILFLSAADAFFTLNILANGGEELNWFMKILIEDSVEKFVVFKLALTSMALILLVMHHNVQLVGRMRVRHLQYMVLIGYGVLIGYELHLLGLAAVY; this comes from the coding sequence ATGGTTAATGCGGTTGCAATTTCTAACAATCGAAGTCAGGATCGCCGTCAAGGTATGCCGTTTTTCTGTCCTTTTCATTTGGGAATAAAAACTGGCAAGAGAGTCGGTGAACGTAGGGCAACGGCTCGAGGGGAGCCAGTATATGTAGATTGTTATGCAGGGCATTTGATGCTATGCACTATTGCCATTCTATTCTTAAGTGCTGCCGATGCTTTTTTCACGCTGAATATATTGGCCAATGGCGGCGAAGAACTTAATTGGTTTATGAAAATACTTATAGAAGACAGTGTAGAAAAATTCGTTGTCTTCAAGTTGGCCCTCACATCAATGGCGCTTATATTGCTTGTTATGCACCATAACGTTCAACTGGTTGGAAGAATGCGTGTAAGACACCTTCAGTATATGGTTTTAATTGGCTACGGTGTATTAATCGGTTATGAATTACATTTGCTGGGATTAGCAGCTGTGTATTGA
- a CDS encoding NAD-dependent epimerase/dehydratase family protein: protein MSERHVGLLGATSLIGECLLKQLIQNNWQITAFSRRPITQSHPQITWQQLDTTNQRAGTEKNNIPIWICAAPIWVLPEHFDLLSIYGARRIVVLSSTSRFTKETSSAPSERKIAQQLIKGEELVQTWATTHGVKWIILRPTLIYGHGHDKNVAEIARFIRRFGFFPLLGSAKGLRQPVHVEDVASACYAALDTLNLTSRSYNLTGAETLPYREMVKRVFEALNHPPRMLAIPLWLFQIAARGLSWLPRYRSWTSAMAERMSQDLTFDCSDAKRDLNYCPRSFELTAEDLPG from the coding sequence ATGAGTGAGCGACATGTCGGATTGCTCGGCGCAACCAGTCTAATTGGTGAATGCTTACTGAAACAATTGATACAAAACAATTGGCAGATCACTGCCTTTTCTCGCCGCCCGATTACACAAAGCCACCCGCAAATCACCTGGCAACAGCTGGATACAACAAATCAAAGAGCCGGCACAGAAAAAAATAATATCCCTATTTGGATATGTGCCGCTCCCATTTGGGTATTGCCTGAGCACTTTGATCTCTTATCAATTTATGGCGCACGACGGATTGTCGTATTATCTTCCACCAGCCGTTTCACCAAAGAGACGTCATCCGCCCCCAGCGAACGAAAAATTGCACAGCAATTGATAAAAGGTGAGGAACTTGTGCAAACATGGGCAACCACACATGGGGTAAAATGGATCATTTTGCGCCCGACACTGATTTATGGACACGGACACGATAAGAATGTTGCTGAGATAGCACGATTTATCCGCCGCTTTGGATTCTTTCCACTGCTGGGATCAGCCAAGGGATTACGGCAGCCTGTTCACGTTGAAGATGTCGCTTCAGCATGTTATGCGGCGCTAGACACTTTAAATCTGACCAGTCGTTCCTATAATCTAACCGGCGCGGAAACTTTACCTTATCGCGAAATGGTCAAACGCGTATTTGAGGCACTAAATCATCCGCCACGCATGTTGGCGATACCGCTCTGGCTTTTTCAGATAGCGGCACGGGGGCTTAGCTGGCTGCCACGTTACCGCAGCTGGACATCTGCAATGGCGGAAAGAATGAGTCAGGATCTGACATTTGACTGCTCGGATGCAAAACGGGATCTAAACTATTGTCCAAGATCGTTTGAATTGACGGCCGAAGATTTACCTGGTTAA
- the yidD gene encoding membrane protein insertion efficiency factor YidD produces MSRLIIAFIKFYQYCISPLLAPSCRFSPTCSQYACEAYAKYGLFRGTRLSIWRILRCNPWSKGGYEPVP; encoded by the coding sequence ATGTCACGGTTAATTATTGCCTTTATAAAATTCTATCAGTACTGTATCAGTCCTCTATTGGCGCCTTCATGTCGTTTTAGTCCAACCTGCTCACAATATGCCTGTGAGGCATACGCAAAATATGGGCTATTCCGTGGAACACGATTAAGTATCTGGCGCATATTGCGATGCAATCCTTGGAGTAAAGGCGGTTACGAGCCAGTTCCTTGA
- a CDS encoding TolC family outer membrane protein, producing MISTCKKVSVLVFIVLFNQACLAHAFSLLDAYEAALENDPTYRSAFHENEAGQQAEAIGLAGLLPNLSITHVQSKTTGTQAFSSGVGGTQPLNFDSQVSTLSLRQPLINLEAVASYRQGKAKADSSRAKFTGLSQQLVVRVVEAYVKTLLAQDHVKLAEAQRDSFEELKHVNERMLQKGEGTTTDVLETQSKFALAQAKTIEAHDELEGAQLQLEAIVGQKITKLDSLSEKFSSHAIQLQDYDSWYALALERNAELVTQRHAVTSGKEEIRKSYAGHAPRVDLVASLTHNKSGSFVTANREFDLAAAGVEINIPLYAGGRVNAITAQAKASHAQAEADQDAITQKVLVELRKQYNLLLSGVKRIESLELSVKSAELLVEATRKSILGGIRINLNLLDAQQQLHTARRDLAEARYNYLLAYLRLQLAAGTLTLDDLRNIAGYFTAHN from the coding sequence ATGATATCCACCTGCAAAAAGGTTTCGGTTTTAGTTTTTATCGTTCTATTCAATCAGGCTTGCCTAGCACATGCATTTAGCCTACTGGATGCTTATGAGGCAGCATTAGAAAATGACCCAACCTACCGTTCGGCGTTCCATGAAAATGAAGCGGGACAGCAAGCAGAGGCCATTGGTCTTGCAGGTTTACTACCTAATTTATCAATTACCCATGTACAGAGTAAAACTACTGGAACACAGGCATTTTCTAGTGGTGTCGGCGGTACCCAACCACTCAATTTTGATAGTCAAGTAAGTACCCTATCATTGCGTCAACCCTTGATTAATCTGGAAGCTGTTGCCAGTTACCGCCAGGGAAAAGCGAAAGCTGATTCCAGTCGTGCAAAATTTACCGGTCTCAGCCAACAGCTTGTTGTACGAGTAGTAGAAGCCTATGTTAAAACTTTGCTGGCGCAGGACCACGTAAAGCTGGCTGAAGCACAACGCGACTCCTTCGAAGAACTCAAACACGTCAATGAGCGTATGTTACAAAAAGGTGAAGGAACTACTACGGATGTCCTCGAAACACAGTCGAAGTTCGCTTTAGCGCAGGCGAAAACAATTGAAGCCCATGATGAACTGGAAGGAGCACAACTTCAACTTGAAGCAATCGTAGGTCAGAAAATAACCAAACTAGATAGCTTGTCTGAAAAATTCAGTTCTCATGCCATCCAGTTGCAAGACTATGATAGCTGGTATGCCTTAGCGCTTGAGCGCAATGCTGAGCTGGTGACACAACGTCATGCAGTAACTTCCGGAAAAGAGGAAATCAGAAAGAGCTACGCAGGCCATGCTCCTCGTGTAGACCTCGTTGCCAGCTTAACTCATAATAAATCCGGATCATTTGTTACTGCAAATCGAGAATTTGATCTAGCAGCGGCAGGCGTTGAAATTAATATTCCTTTATACGCGGGTGGCCGCGTTAATGCTATTACCGCACAGGCAAAGGCTAGCCATGCACAAGCTGAGGCTGATCAAGATGCCATAACTCAAAAAGTGCTTGTTGAACTACGCAAACAATATAATCTTTTACTCAGCGGTGTCAAAAGAATTGAATCGCTGGAGCTATCTGTCAAATCAGCAGAATTGCTTGTGGAAGCAACACGAAAAAGCATTCTGGGTGGTATACGCATTAATTTAAATCTTTTAGATGCGCAGCAACAATTACATACCGCACGGCGAGATCTTGCGGAAGCTAGATATAATTATCTGCTCGCATATCTTCGCTTACAGTTAGCTGCTGGTACACTGACTCTAGATGATTTAAGAAATATAGCCGGTTATTTTACAGCTCATAACTGA
- a CDS encoding glycosyltransferase family 2 protein yields the protein MKKLHTDIVPIVVTFNPDESTLIDNLTSLLSQVQYVVIVDNDSTCDVTEIIQRLDEECFNRINLIKLPHNSGLGKAFNTGIAEARDLNAVFVLLMDQDSIPESNMLSKLHNAYQNLEKQGILVGAVAPRYRDSTSSQLSQFVRISRFRLARIFNDKNTNYLRADFLISSGSLIAMHALEQVGEMDVGLFIDHIDTEWCFRTQSKGFALYGVCDAFMQHSLGDKHIRIWWGRWRNISFHQPFRYYYMFRNSALLWQRPYMPEAWKRADKLRILCMLFFFTLFSPNRIANLHMMLKGLKDGFNRRTGKL from the coding sequence TTGAAAAAATTGCATACCGACATTGTACCGATTGTCGTCACTTTTAATCCCGATGAATCCACATTGATTGACAATCTCACTTCGTTGCTTTCACAAGTCCAATACGTTGTTATTGTGGATAATGATTCGACGTGCGATGTCACGGAAATCATTCAACGTCTTGATGAGGAATGCTTCAATAGAATCAATCTGATCAAACTGCCACATAATAGTGGTTTGGGAAAAGCCTTTAATACTGGCATAGCAGAAGCGCGTGACTTGAACGCTGTTTTTGTGCTACTCATGGATCAAGACAGCATCCCGGAATCAAATATGCTGAGCAAATTACATAACGCATACCAAAATCTTGAAAAACAGGGTATCTTGGTTGGCGCTGTTGCGCCGCGTTACCGCGATAGCACATCTTCACAACTATCACAATTTGTGCGCATTTCCCGATTTAGGTTAGCGCGAATATTCAATGATAAAAACACCAACTATCTACGCGCAGATTTTCTGATTTCCTCTGGTTCACTCATTGCGATGCACGCATTGGAACAAGTGGGCGAAATGGATGTTGGACTTTTTATTGATCACATTGATACAGAATGGTGTTTTCGGACACAGTCTAAAGGCTTTGCTTTATACGGAGTATGTGACGCTTTCATGCAACATTCCTTAGGTGACAAGCACATTCGCATCTGGTGGGGGCGCTGGCGAAATATCTCTTTTCATCAGCCTTTCCGCTATTATTATATGTTTAGAAATAGCGCATTGCTGTGGCAACGTCCTTATATGCCTGAAGCGTGGAAACGGGCCGACAAGCTGCGTATTCTATGCATGCTATTTTTTTTCACGTTATTTTCACCCAATCGAATAGCCAATTTGCATATGATGCTAAAAGGTCTGAAGGATGGATTTAACCGGCGGACAGGAAAACTATAA
- a CDS encoding glycosyltransferase family 2 protein — translation MDTETHNLQSVSILIVNHNAGQLLTQCVHAALEQAQEVIIVDNASEDLSMERLRYCFSDENRLNLITTGKNLGFAAGCNIGLSASTQPYILFLNPDCILSAGSLQRVVQVMESNPHIGMVGGYLINPDGSEQGGGRRAIPSPWRAFVRAFGLYHLAKYWPQLFFDFHLDKQPLPQAPVEVEAISGALMLVRREAIDDVGSWDENYFLHCEDLDWCMRFKQKNWKIFFVPDAPVTHFQGTCSRARPFFVAWHKHKGMRRFYRKFFQHQYPRALMGLVTFAVWLRFGITVIFYSLQNCYKSLKQKHE, via the coding sequence ATGGATACAGAAACACACAATCTGCAATCAGTATCAATACTGATTGTAAATCACAATGCCGGTCAACTATTAACCCAGTGCGTTCACGCCGCGCTTGAACAAGCACAGGAAGTCATTATTGTCGACAATGCTTCGGAAGATCTAAGCATGGAACGATTAAGATATTGTTTCTCTGATGAAAATCGCTTAAATTTAATTACAACCGGTAAAAACCTGGGTTTTGCCGCTGGTTGCAATATCGGCCTTTCTGCATCAACTCAACCCTATATACTTTTCCTGAATCCCGACTGTATTTTGAGCGCCGGTTCATTACAACGCGTGGTTCAGGTAATGGAATCAAATCCACATATCGGCATGGTCGGTGGATATCTGATTAACCCGGATGGTTCCGAGCAAGGTGGTGGGCGGCGCGCTATCCCTTCACCCTGGCGGGCGTTTGTGCGTGCCTTTGGGCTATATCATCTGGCGAAATACTGGCCACAGTTGTTTTTTGATTTTCATCTGGATAAACAACCATTGCCACAAGCTCCCGTTGAAGTTGAAGCCATATCAGGCGCACTGATGCTGGTGCGGCGTGAAGCCATCGATGATGTCGGTTCCTGGGATGAAAATTATTTTTTACATTGTGAAGATCTGGATTGGTGCATGCGATTTAAGCAAAAAAACTGGAAAATTTTTTTTGTACCGGATGCTCCGGTTACCCATTTTCAGGGAACCTGCAGCCGTGCCAGGCCATTTTTTGTTGCTTGGCATAAGCATAAAGGTATGCGGCGTTTTTACCGGAAATTTTTTCAACATCAGTATCCACGCGCGCTGATGGGGCTAGTCACCTTCGCCGTATGGCTCCGCTTCGGTATCACTGTAATATTCTATTCGCTACAAAATTGTTATAAGTCGCTGAAACAAAAACATGAGTGA
- a CDS encoding type I secretion system permease/ATPase, producing the protein MKLKFKAPQNEIAQVLLSFKKTFRNIGVFSAVINMLMLMPAIYMLQLYDSVLTSRNEMTLLMLTLIMLGAYAFMGALEYVRSFVLIRVGAQLDMKLNKRVYTAAFEENLKQGNNNAGQALKDLTNLRQFLTGNALFAFFDAPWFPIYIFVIFMFHPALGVFALCGTTLLFILAYINEKISHKPLAEANSMAVASTNVASNNLRNAEVIEAMGMLPNIQSRWYKLHSRFLNLQAEASEKAGIVTALSKSFTVALQSLMLGLGALLVLDNSITPGMMIAGSILFGRAVAPVQLLISVWKQIGGTRSAYERLTKLLEQNPAREAGMALPKPKGVIAVENITAAPPGGKVAVIKGLTFSLAAGEVLGIIGPSGSGKSTLARLLVGVWPAAAGKVRLDGADVYLWNKDELGPHIGYLPQDIELFAGTVSENIARFGEVHADKVILAAKRAGVHELILNMPSGYDTPLGDGGTGLSGGQKQRLGLARAMYDDPSLIVLDEPNSNLDDVGEQALLAAIIDLRKRGKTIVLITHRTSIISATNKLLLLHDGMAKMFGPTNQVIEALTQQQQQTQQALLAQQQAKKQATQNQTTQTTNVVDSKTE; encoded by the coding sequence ATGAAATTAAAATTTAAAGCGCCTCAGAATGAAATCGCTCAGGTACTGCTCAGCTTTAAGAAAACCTTTAGAAACATAGGTGTCTTTAGCGCTGTTATCAATATGCTGATGCTCATGCCAGCCATTTACATGCTGCAGCTCTATGACAGCGTATTAACCAGCCGCAACGAAATGACTCTGTTAATGCTGACACTGATCATGCTGGGTGCTTATGCTTTTATGGGTGCACTGGAATATGTGCGGAGTTTTGTATTGATTCGCGTCGGTGCTCAGCTCGACATGAAATTGAATAAACGCGTCTATACTGCGGCTTTTGAAGAAAACTTAAAACAAGGCAATAACAATGCCGGGCAAGCTTTAAAAGATCTGACCAATTTGCGGCAATTTTTAACCGGCAACGCATTGTTCGCCTTTTTTGATGCACCCTGGTTTCCAATTTATATATTCGTTATATTCATGTTTCATCCTGCTCTGGGTGTTTTCGCCTTATGCGGTACAACTCTATTATTCATTTTGGCCTATATTAATGAAAAAATATCGCACAAACCTTTAGCCGAGGCGAATTCAATGGCTGTCGCTTCGACCAACGTGGCATCCAATAATTTGCGTAATGCCGAAGTGATTGAGGCCATGGGTATGCTGCCCAATATTCAATCACGCTGGTATAAACTGCATAGCCGATTTCTTAACTTACAAGCTGAGGCAAGTGAAAAAGCCGGTATTGTCACCGCGCTGTCAAAATCTTTTACAGTCGCATTGCAATCACTCATGTTGGGATTAGGTGCTTTACTGGTTTTAGATAACAGCATTACCCCCGGAATGATGATTGCTGGCTCAATACTATTTGGTAGAGCCGTTGCGCCGGTCCAGTTATTAATCAGTGTGTGGAAACAAATTGGCGGCACGCGGAGTGCTTATGAGCGCTTAACTAAATTGCTCGAACAAAATCCGGCGCGCGAAGCAGGCATGGCGTTACCTAAACCGAAAGGCGTTATTGCAGTTGAGAATATTACAGCGGCTCCGCCCGGTGGCAAAGTTGCTGTTATCAAAGGGTTAACTTTTTCCCTAGCTGCCGGTGAGGTTCTCGGCATTATTGGTCCGAGCGGATCGGGAAAATCCACTTTGGCACGCCTGCTAGTTGGTGTATGGCCTGCTGCTGCAGGGAAAGTAAGGTTGGATGGCGCGGATGTTTATCTCTGGAACAAGGATGAATTGGGTCCGCATATCGGTTACTTACCTCAGGATATTGAATTATTCGCCGGAACTGTTTCCGAGAATATCGCGCGTTTTGGCGAAGTGCACGCGGATAAGGTTATTCTGGCAGCCAAACGAGCGGGAGTTCATGAATTGATTCTGAATATGCCCTCCGGCTACGACACACCACTGGGTGATGGCGGCACCGGTCTTTCTGGCGGGCAGAAACAACGTCTCGGCTTAGCGCGCGCCATGTATGATGATCCATCATTGATTGTTCTCGACGAACCCAATTCAAACCTCGACGATGTGGGAGAACAAGCGCTTCTGGCAGCCATCATTGATTTGCGTAAACGTGGAAAAACCATTGTCTTGATTACTCACCGTACCAGCATTATCAGTGCAACCAACAAGCTGCTATTATTACACGATGGCATGGCAAAAATGTTTGGCCCGACTAACCAAGTCATCGAAGCATTGACCCAACAACAGCAGCAAACACAACAAGCGCTTTTGGCACAACAACAAGCCAAAAAGCAAGCTACTCAAAACCAAACGACTCAAACTACCAATGTAGTTGACTCCAAAACTGAATAA
- the rnpA gene encoding ribonuclease P protein component, whose protein sequence is MHKATEFAAIINLKYQVSGDLIQIYMKPNRLGYARLGLIVSKKIERHAVKRNRIKRILRETFRRNRLNDQTNEIDWVIRLRRSVAKNESIKLATETRLLMLQLQQCHG, encoded by the coding sequence TTGCATAAAGCAACAGAATTTGCTGCAATAATTAATTTAAAATATCAGGTTAGTGGTGATTTAATCCAGATTTATATGAAACCGAATCGACTTGGTTATGCGCGGCTTGGACTAATCGTTTCGAAGAAAATTGAACGGCACGCAGTTAAACGCAATCGGATTAAACGTATACTGCGAGAGACATTTCGTAGAAACCGGCTCAACGATCAAACAAATGAAATAGACTGGGTAATACGATTAAGACGTTCTGTTGCCAAGAATGAATCGATAAAACTGGCCACTGAAACGCGATTATTAATGCTCCAGCTACAGCAATGTCACGGTTAA
- the rpmH gene encoding 50S ribosomal protein L34, with amino-acid sequence MKRTYQPSVTRRKRTHGFLVRMKTRAGAAVIRARRAKGRARLSV; translated from the coding sequence ATGAAACGTACTTATCAGCCTTCAGTTACTAGAAGAAAGCGTACACATGGGTTTCTTGTACGTATGAAAACACGCGCTGGCGCTGCGGTTATCCGCGCTCGTCGCGCAAAAGGCCGTGCACGACTGAGTGTTTAA